Proteins encoded in a region of the Manis javanica isolate MJ-LG chromosome 15, MJ_LKY, whole genome shotgun sequence genome:
- the PIANP gene encoding PILR alpha-associated neural protein yields the protein MWPALLLFHLLPLWPLLLLPLPPPAQGSSSSLRTPPAPARPPCARGGPSAPRHVCVWERAPPPSRSPRVPRSRRQALSGTAPPATPSGFEEGPPSSQYPWAIVWGPTVSREDGGDPNSANPGFLPLDYGFAAPHGLATPHPNSDSMRGDGDGLNLGEAPATLRPLLFGGRGEGVDPQLYVTITISIIIVLVATGIIFKFCWDRSQKRRRPSGQQGALRQEESQQPLTDLSPAGVTVLGAFGDSPTPTPDHEEPRGGPRPGMSQPKGAPAFQLNRIPLVNL from the exons ATGTG GCCTGCTCTGCTGCTGTTCCACCTCCTCCCTCTCTGGCCGTTGCTGTTGCTGCCCCTCCCGCCACCTGCTCAaggttcctcctcctcccttcggACCCCACCAGCCCCAGCCCGGCCCCCCTGCGCCCGGGGAGGCCCGTCAGCCCCACGCCACGTGTGCGTGTGGGAGCGAGCACCCCCACCAAGCCGATCCCCTCGGGTCCCAAGATCTCGTCGACAAGCCCTGTCCGGCACTGCCCCCCCTGCTACCCCGTCTGGCTTTGAGGAGGGGCCACCGTCATCCCAGTACCCCTGGGCCATTGTATGGGGCCCTACAGTGTCTCGAGAGGATGGGGGGGACCCCAACTCTGCCAATCCTGGATTTCTGCCCCTGGACTATGGTTTTGCAGCCCCCCATGGGCTGGCTACCCCACACCCCAACTCAGACTCCATGCGGGGTGATGGAGATGGGCTCAACCTCGGAGAAGCACCTGCTACCCTGCGGCCGCTCCTGTTCGGGGGCCGTGGAGAAG GTGTGGACCCCCAGCTCTATGTCACAATCACCATCTCCATCATTATTGTTCTTGTGGCCACTGGCATCATCTTCAAGTTCTG CTGGGATCGCAGCCAGAAGAGGCGCAGGCCCTCAGGGCAGCAGGGTGCGCTGAGGCAGGAGGAGAGCCAGCAGCCACTGACAGACCTGTCCCCAGCCGGGGTCACTGTGCTGGGGGCCTTCGGGgactcacccaccccaacccctgacCATGAGGAGCCCCGAGGGGGACCCCGGCCTGGGATGTCCCAGCCCAAGGGGGCTCCAGCCTTCCAGTTGAACCG gATTCCCCTGGTGAATCTGTGA